Proteins encoded together in one Bradyrhizobium sp. CB82 window:
- a CDS encoding serine hydrolase domain-containing protein, whose product MLAPSPASPESVGMSKAALDRVDAHLKNRYIDAGRFPGTQLLVYRRGKVAHRSMLGLADVEREVPVKDDTIYRIYSMTKPLTSVAFMMLVEEGLVAIDEPVAKYIPEWKDLGVFVAGTNPAFLTRPPSRPMQIVDLLRHTSGLTYAFQQRSNVDAAYREQKIGEVEKAGTLQSMIEGLAKIPLEFSPGDAWNYSVSTDVIGYLIGKISGMPFEQFLKARILDPLGMTDTDFHVPASKAHRFAACYSADPQGGMTFHAGQRRQGLTLQDDPATSSFLTPPSFISGGGGLCSTVADYLTFCRALLGGGELGGVRLIGPKTLALMATNHIPGGRFLPEVSRSLFSEATYNGIGFGLGFAVTMRPAETLIAGSPGEYSWGGAATTSFWIDPAEELITIFMTQVVPSSAYPIRRELRSMIYAAITESNL is encoded by the coding sequence ATGCTCGCCCCCAGCCCCGCCTCGCCCGAATCCGTCGGCATGTCCAAGGCCGCGCTCGACCGCGTCGATGCGCATCTGAAGAACCGGTATATCGATGCCGGCCGCTTTCCTGGAACGCAGCTCCTGGTCTATCGCCGCGGCAAGGTCGCCCACCGCTCGATGCTGGGCCTTGCGGATGTCGAGCGCGAGGTGCCGGTCAAGGACGATACCATCTACCGCATCTATTCCATGACCAAGCCGCTCACCAGCGTCGCCTTCATGATGCTGGTCGAGGAAGGTCTCGTCGCGATCGACGAGCCCGTCGCCAAATACATTCCAGAGTGGAAGGACCTTGGCGTGTTCGTCGCCGGCACGAATCCCGCCTTCCTGACGCGGCCGCCATCCCGGCCAATGCAGATCGTCGACCTTCTGCGCCACACGTCCGGGCTGACCTACGCCTTCCAGCAGCGATCCAATGTCGACGCGGCCTATCGCGAGCAGAAGATCGGCGAGGTGGAGAAGGCCGGCACACTCCAGAGCATGATCGAGGGACTGGCCAAGATCCCGCTGGAATTCTCGCCGGGCGATGCCTGGAACTACTCGGTCTCCACCGACGTGATCGGATATCTCATCGGCAAGATCTCAGGCATGCCCTTCGAGCAATTCCTCAAAGCACGCATTCTCGATCCGCTCGGTATGACCGACACCGATTTCCACGTGCCGGCCTCCAAGGCGCACCGCTTCGCGGCCTGCTATTCAGCCGACCCGCAAGGCGGCATGACCTTCCACGCCGGGCAGCGCCGTCAGGGCCTGACCCTGCAAGACGATCCGGCGACGAGCTCGTTCCTCACCCCGCCCTCCTTCATTTCGGGCGGCGGCGGCCTGTGCTCGACGGTGGCCGACTATCTCACCTTCTGCCGCGCGCTGCTGGGTGGCGGTGAGCTCGGCGGCGTCCGCCTGATCGGGCCGAAGACGCTGGCCCTGATGGCAACCAACCACATCCCGGGCGGCCGCTTCTTGCCGGAGGTCTCGCGCTCGCTGTTCTCCGAAGCGACCTATAACGGCATCGGCTTCGGCCTCGGCTTTGCCGTTACCATGCGCCCGGCAGAGACGCTGATAGCGGGCAGCCCCGGCGAGTATAGCTGGGGCGGCGCCGCAACGACCTCGTTCTGGATCGACCCGGCCGAAGAATTGATCACGATCTTCATGACGCAGGTGGTGCCCTCGAGCGCCTATCCGATCCGGCGCGAGCTCCGCAGCATGATCTACGCCGCGATCACCGAGAGCAATCTGTAG
- a CDS encoding DUF1236 domain-containing protein has translation MKKLLLLSAAAALISTGAIAQSTVTTTTGTGHATVQIEPEYRTKIKTYVTEHHVQPVRTKEKIIVGATVPSDVELEAVPTDWGPSLTKYRYVYSGDRVMLVDPGTRTVVQEVE, from the coding sequence ATGAAGAAGCTGTTGCTGCTTTCCGCAGCCGCCGCGCTGATCTCGACTGGCGCCATCGCGCAATCGACGGTCACCACCACGACCGGAACCGGTCACGCGACGGTTCAGATCGAGCCGGAATACCGAACCAAGATCAAAACCTACGTCACCGAGCACCATGTGCAGCCAGTGAGGACAAAGGAGAAGATCATCGTGGGCGCGACGGTCCCGAGTGATGTGGAGCTCGAAGCGGTTCCTACGGACTGGGGCCCCTCGCTCACGAAGTACCGTTACGTTTATTCTGGCGATCGCGTGATGCTAGTGGATCCGGGCACGCGCACTGTGGTGCAGGAAGTCGAGTGA
- a CDS encoding cytochrome c biogenesis protein CcdA has translation MQNVSITAALLAGLVSFLSPCVLPLVPPYLIYLTGATIEHVESDEQPSASRRAVMMSALLFVLGFSTIFIALGASASLIGSVIRAWSTELSILAGVVIIVMGLHFLGLTRISLLMREGRLPIPKPVGLWGAYIMGLAFAFGWTPCIGPILAAILSIAAAEATVTKGAGLLAVYSAGLGIPFLIAALLIEQFSALFARMKGHLVNVERAMGVLMVITGIFFLTGAISNMSIWLLETFPVLQSIG, from the coding sequence ATGCAAAATGTTTCGATTACGGCGGCGCTGCTTGCCGGCCTCGTCAGCTTCCTCTCGCCCTGCGTCCTGCCCCTGGTTCCGCCTTATCTGATCTATCTGACGGGCGCCACGATCGAGCACGTCGAGAGCGACGAGCAGCCGTCCGCCTCCAGGCGCGCGGTCATGATGTCGGCTCTGCTGTTCGTGCTTGGCTTCTCGACCATCTTCATCGCGCTGGGCGCCAGCGCCTCCCTGATCGGCAGCGTGATCCGTGCCTGGTCGACCGAGCTCTCGATCCTCGCCGGTGTCGTCATCATCGTGATGGGCCTGCACTTCCTTGGGCTGACACGCATCAGCCTTTTGATGCGGGAAGGGCGGCTGCCGATCCCCAAGCCGGTCGGCTTGTGGGGGGCCTATATCATGGGGCTCGCCTTCGCCTTCGGCTGGACGCCGTGCATCGGGCCGATCCTCGCGGCAATCCTTTCGATCGCCGCGGCGGAGGCGACGGTGACCAAGGGCGCCGGCCTGCTCGCGGTCTATTCCGCGGGGCTCGGCATTCCTTTCCTGATTGCAGCGCTCCTGATCGAGCAGTTCTCGGCGCTGTTCGCGCGCATGAAGGGCCATCTCGTCAATGTGGAGCGCGCGATGGGCGTGCTCATGGTGATCACCGGCATCTTCTTTCTCACCGGCGCGATCAGCAACATGAGCATCTGGCTGCTCGAGACTTTTCCGGTGCTCCAGAGCATCGGTTAG
- a CDS encoding LysR family transcriptional regulator has protein sequence MHLLAERGVPLEERQKALLGGLSDWDAARIFLEVVRCGSFRSAAERLSLSINAVRRRIDDFERQIGATLFTRDVHDTHLTDEGALVVSAVERMEAATFDVLRASDTLAGTSGEVRVAITEGLGTFWLAPRLVEFQQSYPNILVDLHCAMRSADVSRHEADVAIHLSRPSALDIKLVRLGRMHLMFWAAERYIQKHGAPRTAHELIKHRLVLQFADQIAAKETFESFFPGVAERDLLVMKTNVSSANYWAVANGAGIGVFPSYAIALGGKLIPLEVALKRPLDIWLSYHPGSGRIPRVRHMIDWLIEAFNPARFPWFKDEFVHPREFKEVYMGEPLTQLFGGFSTEER, from the coding sequence ATGCACCTCTTGGCGGAAAGGGGCGTTCCTCTGGAAGAACGCCAGAAAGCACTCCTCGGCGGCCTCTCGGATTGGGATGCGGCCAGGATATTCCTTGAGGTCGTGCGTTGCGGCAGCTTCCGCTCGGCCGCCGAGCGCCTTTCGCTCTCCATTAATGCCGTCCGGCGACGAATCGACGATTTCGAGCGCCAGATCGGCGCCACCCTGTTCACCCGCGACGTCCACGACACCCATTTGACCGATGAAGGTGCGCTGGTGGTCTCGGCCGTCGAGCGTATGGAGGCCGCGACCTTCGACGTGCTGCGCGCCAGCGATACGCTCGCGGGCACGTCCGGCGAGGTGCGGGTCGCCATCACCGAGGGACTCGGCACCTTCTGGCTCGCGCCGCGGCTGGTCGAATTCCAGCAGAGCTATCCAAATATCCTTGTCGACCTGCACTGCGCGATGCGCTCGGCCGACGTCTCCCGTCACGAGGCCGACGTCGCCATCCATCTGTCGCGCCCCTCAGCGCTGGACATCAAGCTGGTGCGGCTTGGCCGCATGCATCTGATGTTCTGGGCGGCCGAAAGATACATTCAGAAACATGGCGCACCACGCACGGCCCACGAATTGATCAAGCACCGCCTGGTGCTGCAATTCGCCGATCAGATCGCCGCCAAGGAGACATTCGAGAGCTTCTTCCCGGGCGTTGCGGAGCGTGACCTTCTGGTCATGAAGACCAACGTCTCAAGCGCCAACTACTGGGCTGTCGCGAACGGCGCCGGAATCGGCGTATTCCCGAGCTATGCCATCGCGCTTGGCGGGAAGTTGATTCCACTGGAGGTCGCGTTGAAGCGACCGTTGGATATCTGGTTGTCCTACCATCCCGGTAGCGGCCGGATTCCAAGGGTGCGGCACATGATTGACTGGCTGATCGAGGCCTTCAATCCGGCGCGCTTCCCGTGGTTCAAGGATGAATTCGTGCATCCGCGCGAATTCAAGGAAGTGTACATGGGCGAACCCCTGACCCAACTCTTCGGGGGATTTTCAACCGAGGAACGGTGA
- a CDS encoding helix-turn-helix transcriptional regulator, translated as MKQRSAGKPDIELGKRIRLRRVEMKISQAELGEKLGVSFQQVQKYEKGVNRVGAARLQQIASALDVPVTFFYDGDNKAREVESLLFLDSAFSLRLLRAYSKIKDQTVQRQLVSLMESIAANES; from the coding sequence ATGAAGCAGCGCAGTGCCGGCAAACCGGACATTGAGCTTGGCAAACGGATCAGGTTGCGGCGCGTCGAGATGAAAATCTCGCAGGCTGAGCTTGGCGAGAAGCTGGGTGTCAGCTTCCAGCAGGTCCAGAAGTACGAAAAGGGCGTCAATCGCGTCGGCGCGGCCCGTCTGCAGCAGATCGCTTCGGCGCTCGACGTGCCCGTGACCTTCTTCTACGACGGCGACAACAAGGCGCGCGAAGTCGAGAGCCTTCTGTTCCTCGACAGCGCCTTCAGCCTCCGGCTGCTGCGCGCCTATAGCAAGATCAAGGACCAGACGGTGCAGCGTCAGCTCGTCTCGCTGATGGAATCGATCGCGGCGAACGAAAGCTGA